One region of Gemmatimonadaceae bacterium genomic DNA includes:
- a CDS encoding transglycosylase SLT domain-containing protein, whose amino-acid sequence MGRARRLALRGGWLLLMQLAASAGAQPRRAEDRFDDTFQKYSKRYFGPAFDWRLFKAQGMAESNLDPKAKSWVGARGVMQLMPATFRQVSSRNPELHTIDNPEMNIAAGIAYDRELWLRWEGDSVLTDARAFVLGSYNAGRRTLLNAQVLARESKLDPRRWNNIETVAPNVKRWRHEETLGYVRRIAQYHGQLDDRGQLMTDSATVRGLKRK is encoded by the coding sequence ATGGGGCGCGCCCGGCGCTTGGCGCTGCGGGGAGGGTGGCTGCTGCTCATGCAGCTGGCGGCGAGCGCGGGGGCGCAGCCGCGCCGCGCCGAGGACCGCTTCGACGACACCTTCCAGAAGTACAGCAAGCGCTACTTCGGCCCCGCCTTCGACTGGCGGCTGTTCAAGGCGCAGGGGATGGCGGAGAGCAACCTGGACCCGAAGGCGAAGAGCTGGGTGGGGGCGCGCGGGGTCATGCAGCTCATGCCGGCGACGTTCAGGCAGGTGAGCTCGCGCAACCCGGAGCTGCACACGATCGACAACCCGGAGATGAACATCGCCGCCGGGATCGCCTACGATCGTGAGCTCTGGCTGCGCTGGGAAGGAGACTCGGTGCTGACGGACGCGCGGGCGTTCGTCCTGGGGAGCTACAACGCTGGGCGCCGCACACTGCTGAACGCGCAGGTGCTGGCGCGCGAGTCGAAGCTGGACCCCAGGCGCTGGAACAACATCGAGACGGTGGCTCCCAACGTGAAGCGCTGGCGTCACGAGGAGACGCTGGGGTACGTGCGCCGCATCGCGCAGTACCACGGGCAACTGGACGATCGCGGGCAGCTGATGACCGACTCGGCGACCGTGCGCGGCCTCAAGCGAAAGTAG
- a CDS encoding DUF350 domain-containing protein produces MLQVVDLPLPPFSPPAPLLPPAMQWSIVGLNFLYAALGVVMMFVAYRVIDILTPKVDFQEELRRGNVAVGLFVAAIFVSVAIVIGGALN; encoded by the coding sequence ATGTTGCAGGTAGTCGACCTGCCGCTCCCGCCGTTCTCCCCGCCGGCTCCCCTCCTCCCTCCTGCCATGCAGTGGTCCATTGTCGGGCTCAACTTCCTGTACGCCGCGCTTGGTGTGGTGATGATGTTCGTGGCCTACCGGGTGATCGACATCCTCACGCCGAAGGTCGATTTCCAGGAGGAGCTGAGGCGGGGGAACGTGGCGGTGGGGCTCTTCGTCGCGGCGATCTTCGTCTCGGTGGCAATCGTCATCGGGGGAGCGCTCAACTAG
- a CDS encoding SusC/RagA family TonB-linked outer membrane protein — MRTRALLTLVAAPALWLVPLGVGAVTVPARAFAQATATQPRTVTGRVTSEQGEPMGSVSVVIKGTTQGTMTRVDGTYSIRVSAGQVLVFRLIGNAPEERTVSDDNTINVQLRRVATQLDAMVVTALGQTAQVRTLGTSQQAVDGTAISESQRQNFVNALQGRVAGVEVTSSSGVPGASSSITIRGVSSISSSNQPLMIVDGLPLDNKTMNTGVLASDAPGSLTAFANRGVDFTNRAADLNPDDIESLTVLKGPEASALYGIDAANGAIVITTKRGRTGGGLEYSSSFKFEGTRNTPELQRVYGLTSNGGFSYFGAPYAPGTTFYNNIDGFFRTAITQRHNLSFNGAAQDNRINYRLAMSGDKQEGVVPNSDYSRLNLTAASQAQVNRWLRADLSMQFALADNNQAYKGDNGPLIGLLLWPQTDNAKDWLTPSGNRRRLTTASASAEVDNPYFNVEKNRINAKNTRLVTNLGFIVTPWSWVNVKSNIGMDGYTNENEILRHPESVYGANYNGVLDDANDVVRNLTAQTLVNFEPHHLWKGLSINGLVGNQVSDFKSTTAALKGQDFLDPNFVSINNTNIRTNRTTIAQRRLVSLFGSATLNLNDYLYVTGTLRNDWTSTIPAERNSFMYPSISGSFVFTDAFPALKKYLTGRLRGGYAEVGKDARPYAYRPSLEYKTTSYGGYGYGFTGPNLGLKPEFARSYEFGTELGFFQDRLGLDVTWYRKQTKDQIVNDIRGSYATGFILFNLNGAVTRNEGWEVTLRGTPIENRTLAWDVQANFDHSWGKVLALPNALPESYVSDTWLYGNVRNGTAPGLSTRSLTGLFYLRNKQGDLLIDPTTGLPLRSTTFIDAGYDRQPDFTIGLTNTFRHRNWSLNFLLDIRKGGDVFNATERELTVRGLSTRTLDREQPRVIAGVLRDGKENSATPTRNNIVIIPSVQTTYYTLISDELFIEKDINWLRLRDVTLKYQLPRGWLNTRDASVFLTGTDLFLITNYSGLDPIVNGNSAAVGGSGAAGIDFGNFPMPRGYTFGFKVAF; from the coding sequence ATGAGAACACGAGCACTCCTGACCCTCGTGGCCGCGCCGGCGTTATGGCTGGTGCCGCTCGGGGTCGGGGCGGTGACGGTACCGGCTCGCGCGTTCGCCCAAGCCACCGCCACGCAGCCCAGGACGGTCACCGGCCGGGTGACCAGTGAACAAGGCGAACCCATGGGTTCGGTCTCCGTTGTCATCAAGGGGACGACCCAGGGGACGATGACCCGCGTCGACGGGACGTATTCGATCCGCGTCTCGGCAGGGCAGGTCCTCGTCTTTCGCCTGATTGGCAACGCCCCCGAAGAGCGCACCGTCTCGGACGACAACACGATCAACGTGCAACTGCGCCGTGTGGCGACGCAGCTCGACGCCATGGTCGTGACCGCGCTTGGCCAGACGGCGCAGGTGCGCACCCTCGGCACCTCGCAGCAAGCCGTCGACGGGACGGCGATCTCCGAGTCGCAGCGCCAGAACTTCGTGAACGCGCTTCAGGGGCGCGTGGCCGGCGTCGAGGTCACCTCGTCGTCGGGGGTGCCGGGCGCCTCGTCGTCGATCACCATCCGCGGCGTCTCGTCGATCTCGTCGAGCAACCAGCCGCTGATGATCGTCGACGGCTTGCCGCTGGACAACAAGACGATGAACACCGGCGTGCTGGCCTCGGATGCGCCGGGGTCGCTGACGGCGTTCGCCAATCGCGGCGTCGACTTCACCAACCGCGCGGCCGACCTCAACCCGGACGACATCGAGTCGCTGACGGTACTCAAGGGGCCGGAAGCGAGCGCGCTGTACGGGATCGACGCGGCCAACGGCGCGATCGTCATCACGACGAAGCGCGGGCGCACCGGCGGCGGCCTCGAGTACTCCTCGTCGTTCAAGTTCGAGGGGACGCGCAACACGCCGGAGCTGCAACGCGTGTATGGGCTCACGAGCAACGGCGGTTTCTCGTACTTCGGCGCACCGTACGCGCCGGGCACGACGTTCTACAACAACATCGACGGCTTCTTCCGCACCGCCATCACGCAACGCCACAACCTCTCGTTCAACGGCGCGGCGCAGGATAACCGCATCAACTACCGACTGGCGATGTCGGGGGACAAGCAGGAAGGGGTGGTGCCCAACTCCGACTACTCGCGCCTCAACCTGACCGCCGCCTCGCAGGCGCAGGTGAACCGCTGGCTGCGCGCCGACCTGTCGATGCAGTTCGCGCTGGCCGACAACAACCAGGCGTACAAGGGTGACAACGGCCCGCTCATCGGCCTGTTGCTGTGGCCGCAGACCGACAACGCGAAGGACTGGCTCACGCCCTCGGGGAACCGTCGCCGCCTGACGACGGCGTCCGCCTCGGCGGAAGTCGACAATCCGTACTTCAACGTCGAGAAGAACCGGATCAACGCGAAGAACACCCGCCTGGTCACGAACCTTGGCTTCATCGTCACGCCGTGGAGCTGGGTGAACGTGAAGTCGAACATCGGCATGGACGGCTACACCAACGAGAACGAGATCCTGCGCCACCCCGAGAGTGTGTACGGCGCCAATTACAACGGCGTGCTGGACGATGCCAACGACGTGGTGCGCAACCTCACGGCGCAGACCCTGGTGAACTTCGAGCCGCACCACCTGTGGAAGGGGCTCTCGATCAACGGGCTGGTGGGGAACCAGGTGTCGGACTTCAAGTCGACGACGGCGGCGCTCAAGGGGCAGGACTTCCTCGACCCGAACTTCGTCTCGATCAACAACACCAATATCCGCACCAACCGCACCACCATCGCGCAGCGGCGCCTGGTGTCGCTGTTCGGGAGCGCGACGCTCAACCTCAACGACTACCTGTACGTCACCGGAACGCTGCGCAACGACTGGACGTCGACCATCCCGGCGGAGCGCAACTCGTTCATGTATCCCTCCATCTCGGGATCGTTTGTCTTCACCGACGCCTTCCCGGCGCTCAAGAAGTACCTGACGGGGCGCCTGCGGGGCGGCTACGCCGAGGTGGGGAAGGACGCGAGGCCGTACGCGTATCGCCCGTCGCTGGAGTACAAGACGACGTCGTACGGCGGGTATGGCTATGGCTTCACGGGGCCGAACCTGGGGCTCAAGCCGGAGTTTGCGCGCTCATACGAGTTCGGGACGGAGCTGGGCTTCTTCCAGGACCGGCTGGGCCTCGACGTCACGTGGTATCGCAAGCAGACCAAGGACCAGATCGTCAACGACATCCGCGGTTCGTACGCCACGGGGTTCATCCTGTTCAACCTGAACGGGGCCGTCACGCGCAACGAAGGATGGGAAGTGACGCTGCGCGGCACGCCGATCGAGAACCGGACGCTCGCCTGGGACGTGCAGGCCAACTTCGATCACTCGTGGGGAAAGGTGCTGGCGCTCCCCAACGCGCTGCCGGAGTCGTACGTGTCGGACACGTGGCTCTACGGCAACGTGCGCAACGGGACGGCACCGGGGCTCTCGACGCGGTCGCTGACTGGGCTCTTCTACCTGCGCAACAAGCAGGGCGATCTCCTGATCGACCCGACGACCGGTCTGCCGCTGCGGTCGACGACGTTCATCGATGCGGGCTACGATCGCCAACCCGACTTCACCATCGGCCTCACCAACACGTTCCGGCATCGGAACTGGTCGCTCAACTTCCTGCTCGACATCCGCAAGGGCGGCGACGTGTTCAACGCCACCGAGCGGGAACTCACGGTCCGCGGGCTCAGCACGCGGACGTTGGACCGCGAGCAGCCGCGGGTGATTGCCGGTGTGCTGCGTGACGGGAAGGAGAACAGTGCAACGCCGACGAGGAACAACATCGTCATCATCCCGTCGGTGCAGACGA
- a CDS encoding Fic family protein, which translates to MWPSDPALDAAPRYRRACEFDAFVPDRIAALDVRLSADVAGLVSDAEQSIQSLNRVDAGVLAPLARLLLRTESIASSKVEGMQMGVGDLARAEVRAEAGERTSATALEIIDNINMMEMAVGEAADGRTVGRAELEAIHARLMARTPNRAIAGRVRDVQNWIGGNDYNPCGADFVPPPPEEVPSLLDDLCNAINDAVLPPLVQAALVHAQFETIHPFADGSGRAGRALIHVVLKRRGLAPRFIPPISVVLAASRSRYIDALTAYRGDDVERWIEHFAAAAARSARLAVAYVDAVRRLQAEWRDRLAQAGPPPRAGAAVWALIDALPAHPVITGPVATTATGLVKTAVYRAIDQLIAAGVLRPLGTARRHRAWEAAGLLQLMEGLEAGEMPDASS; encoded by the coding sequence ATGTGGCCATCCGATCCGGCGCTCGATGCGGCGCCGAGATACCGGCGCGCGTGCGAGTTCGACGCCTTTGTTCCGGATCGCATCGCTGCGCTCGACGTTCGGCTCTCCGCCGATGTCGCGGGGCTCGTCTCCGACGCGGAGCAGTCGATCCAGTCGCTCAATCGAGTCGACGCGGGTGTCCTGGCGCCGCTGGCACGTCTCCTCCTCCGTACCGAATCCATCGCATCCTCCAAGGTGGAGGGGATGCAGATGGGCGTGGGGGACCTCGCCCGCGCGGAAGTGCGCGCCGAAGCGGGGGAGAGGACGAGCGCCACCGCGCTGGAGATCATCGACAACATCAACATGATGGAAATGGCGGTCGGCGAAGCTGCCGACGGCCGCACCGTCGGTCGCGCCGAACTGGAGGCGATCCATGCACGCCTGATGGCCAGGACCCCCAACCGCGCGATTGCAGGACGCGTTCGAGACGTCCAGAACTGGATTGGCGGCAACGACTACAATCCTTGCGGCGCCGACTTCGTCCCGCCGCCACCCGAAGAGGTCCCGTCGCTCCTCGATGACCTCTGCAACGCCATCAACGACGCCGTCCTCCCGCCGCTGGTGCAGGCCGCGCTCGTCCATGCGCAGTTCGAGACGATTCATCCGTTTGCCGACGGCAGTGGGCGCGCGGGTCGCGCCCTCATTCACGTCGTCCTGAAGCGCCGCGGGCTGGCCCCGCGTTTCATTCCCCCCATTAGCGTCGTCCTCGCCGCCTCGCGCTCGCGCTACATCGACGCGCTCACCGCCTACCGTGGCGATGACGTGGAGCGGTGGATCGAGCACTTCGCCGCCGCCGCCGCTCGCTCGGCGCGCCTCGCCGTCGCGTACGTCGATGCCGTTCGCCGACTGCAGGCGGAGTGGCGCGACCGGCTGGCGCAGGCCGGGCCGCCCCCGCGCGCCGGTGCCGCCGTGTGGGCGCTGATCGATGCGCTCCCGGCGCACCCCGTCATCACCGGGCCGGTCGCGACGACGGCGACCGGATTGGTCAAGACCGCCGTCTATCGCGCCATCGATCAACTGATCGCGGCCGGCGTGTTGCGCCCGTTAGGCACCGCCAGGCGCCACCGCGCGTGGGAAGCGGCGGGACTTCTCCAACTCATGGAAGGGCTGGAAGCCGGCGAGATGCCCGACGCGTCGTCGTAG
- a CDS encoding Uma2 family endonuclease encodes MPAPSPILPDRSRRDWTAEQLHALPDDGNRYEVVDGELLVTPAPSWRHQGAVGELYVLLREYAHRHALHCMIAPAEVPFSRTTVVEPDVFVTPRRADGAPPREFSDVRRLVLAVEVLSPTSLRADRHVKRRLYQREGVEEYWIVDTEHRVIERWCPGTEIPDVLAESLAWSPMPDEEPLVIDLVAYFRRVHGEETAAN; translated from the coding sequence ATGCCCGCGCCCTCACCGATTCTCCCCGATCGCAGTCGCCGCGACTGGACGGCGGAGCAGCTGCACGCGCTTCCCGACGACGGGAACCGCTACGAAGTCGTCGACGGAGAGCTGCTGGTGACACCGGCACCGTCGTGGCGGCACCAGGGCGCGGTGGGAGAATTGTACGTGTTGCTCCGCGAGTATGCGCATCGACACGCGCTGCACTGCATGATCGCACCCGCGGAGGTGCCTTTCTCCCGCACGACGGTGGTGGAGCCCGACGTGTTCGTCACGCCGCGTCGAGCGGATGGTGCGCCTCCGCGGGAGTTCAGCGATGTTCGGCGCCTCGTGCTCGCCGTCGAGGTGCTCTCCCCAACGTCTCTGCGCGCCGACCGGCACGTGAAGCGGCGCCTGTATCAGCGCGAAGGGGTCGAGGAGTACTGGATCGTCGACACCGAGCATCGCGTGATCGAGCGCTGGTGCCCGGGGACGGAGATACCGGACGTCCTCGCGGAGTCGCTGGCCTGGTCGCCGATGCCTGACGAGGAGCCGCTGGTGATCGACCTCGTCGCCTATTTCCGGCGGGTGCACGGGGAGGAGACGGCGGCGAACTGA
- a CDS encoding VWA domain-containing protein, with amino-acid sequence MTTMGGAGVVGVPMLERVRAGVFSGSQGERVALEDVELQATLHDQLCEVRTTQVYRNAESRAIEAVYTFPLPLDAVLLDVHVTLGARELSGVVVEKATAEREYEAAVAGGDGAVMLEQAEPGLYTMNVGNLLPGEVARITVRYALLLRWSGNRLRLHFPTTIAPRYGASPLMPHQQPEQSLVVENRFSFSLTVTGTLTRGQFTCPSHALVQGRTEESLVLSLRAERASMDRDMVIELRAPHANRSVVLAGDDGDVTAAIASFQPEFGGLQQVPPLSLVLVVDCSGSMAGDAMAQASHALRSIVTQLQPHDQLGIVAFGSHTKRLRDRLAPCTPALLEHAVAFCTSLDADMGGTEIAQALGEAHRLLQTTERGEVFLITDGQVGGWEMVVERARQSGHRHFTVGVGSAVTEAFVRQLAQATGGASELVSPNEGMQERIVRHFERMRAPRATSVRVIWPEGATDVAPASFGAVFEGDTLVSCARLVRRVPEVEVVLEVSSENGETFRQVLRLAAGDGASVERVDSGAADGAVPHAAAVASRATYSTVARIAAVQRLPFLAPAQARALALRYQLASAYTNWLVIAERMAAEQAREMPALRKVPQTMAAGWGGMGSVRQRLSSRREYVMMPSAAMAQAPIVPDVPSPMRKSLDRGEPGDVRTQKLQDLSDRLEALLNADPSRLEPANVAALVREVVDGEGEEWTFDRFVQLTVADFASESDAATVLLAGLLRVVVLRQLTAIAQQSVDAFMQRARLLQAGDAGSARVQGEVDRVCRARLREWGVDC; translated from the coding sequence ATGACGACGATGGGTGGAGCGGGCGTAGTGGGAGTACCGATGCTGGAGCGCGTGCGCGCCGGCGTCTTCAGCGGGTCGCAGGGCGAGCGCGTGGCGCTCGAGGACGTGGAGCTGCAGGCAACGCTGCACGACCAGCTATGTGAGGTGCGCACGACGCAGGTCTATCGCAACGCCGAGTCGCGCGCCATCGAGGCGGTGTACACCTTCCCGCTCCCGCTGGATGCGGTGCTGCTCGACGTGCACGTCACGTTAGGCGCGCGCGAGCTGTCGGGCGTGGTGGTGGAGAAGGCGACGGCGGAGCGTGAATACGAGGCAGCGGTGGCCGGTGGTGATGGGGCGGTGATGCTGGAGCAGGCGGAGCCCGGGCTCTACACGATGAATGTCGGAAACCTCCTTCCTGGCGAGGTGGCGCGCATCACGGTGCGCTATGCGCTCCTGCTGCGCTGGTCGGGGAACCGGCTGCGGCTGCACTTCCCCACCACCATCGCGCCGCGCTACGGGGCGTCGCCGCTCATGCCACACCAGCAGCCGGAGCAGTCGCTGGTGGTGGAGAACCGCTTCTCCTTCTCGCTCACGGTGACGGGGACGCTCACGCGCGGGCAGTTCACCTGTCCGTCGCACGCGCTGGTGCAGGGGCGCACGGAGGAGTCGTTGGTGCTTTCGCTGCGCGCCGAGCGTGCGTCGATGGACCGCGACATGGTGATCGAGCTGCGCGCGCCGCACGCGAACAGGAGCGTGGTGCTTGCAGGTGACGACGGCGACGTGACGGCGGCGATTGCCTCGTTCCAGCCGGAGTTTGGCGGGCTGCAGCAGGTGCCGCCGTTGTCGTTGGTGCTCGTCGTGGACTGCTCGGGATCGATGGCGGGTGACGCGATGGCGCAGGCCTCGCACGCGCTGCGCTCGATTGTCACGCAGCTGCAACCGCACGACCAGCTGGGGATCGTCGCCTTCGGCTCGCACACCAAGCGGCTGCGCGATCGCCTGGCGCCGTGTACGCCGGCACTGCTGGAGCACGCCGTGGCTTTCTGCACGTCGCTCGATGCGGACATGGGTGGGACGGAGATCGCCCAGGCGCTGGGCGAGGCGCACCGACTCCTCCAGACGACGGAGCGCGGCGAGGTCTTCCTCATCACCGACGGGCAGGTGGGGGGATGGGAGATGGTGGTGGAGCGCGCCCGCCAGTCGGGGCACCGGCACTTCACGGTTGGGGTGGGGAGCGCGGTGACGGAGGCCTTCGTGCGCCAGCTCGCCCAGGCGACCGGTGGCGCGTCGGAACTGGTGTCGCCAAACGAGGGGATGCAAGAGCGCATCGTGCGGCATTTCGAGCGGATGCGTGCGCCGCGCGCCACGTCGGTGCGGGTGATCTGGCCGGAGGGGGCAACGGACGTGGCGCCGGCGTCGTTCGGGGCGGTGTTCGAGGGAGACACGCTGGTATCGTGCGCGCGTCTTGTCCGGCGCGTGCCGGAGGTGGAGGTGGTGCTCGAGGTATCGTCGGAGAACGGCGAGACGTTTCGCCAGGTATTGCGGCTGGCGGCTGGCGATGGTGCGTCGGTGGAGCGGGTGGACAGCGGTGCGGCTGACGGCGCGGTGCCTCATGCGGCTGCCGTGGCATCCCGGGCGACGTACTCCACGGTTGCCCGCATCGCGGCGGTGCAGCGCCTACCATTCCTCGCGCCGGCCCAGGCGCGGGCGCTGGCCCTGCGTTACCAGCTGGCGTCGGCGTACACGAACTGGCTGGTGATCGCCGAGCGTATGGCAGCAGAGCAGGCGCGTGAGATGCCAGCGCTGCGGAAGGTCCCGCAGACGATGGCCGCGGGGTGGGGTGGGATGGGGAGCGTGCGTCAGCGTTTGTCGTCCCGACGGGAGTACGTGATGATGCCGTCGGCCGCAATGGCGCAGGCGCCGATCGTTCCCGATGTTCCCTCCCCGATGAGGAAGAGCCTGGACCGGGGTGAACCGGGCGATGTGCGAACGCAGAAACTACAGGATCTATCGGATCGACTCGAGGCACTCCTCAACGCCGATCCCTCGCGGCTGGAGCCGGCCAACGTCGCGGCCCTGGTCCGGGAAGTGGTGGATGGGGAGGGGGAGGAGTGGACGTTCGATCGTTTCGTGCAGCTGACGGTGGCAGACTTCGCGTCCGAAAGCGATGCCGCCACGGTGCTGCTGGCGGGGCTCCTGCGCGTGGTCGTGCTGCGGCAGCTCACCGCCATCGCGCAGCAGAGCGTTGACGCGTTCATGCAGCGCGCACGGTTGCTCCAGGCGGGGGACGCGGGGAGCGCGAGGGTGCAGGGTGAGGTGGACAGGGTGTGCCGGGCGCGCCTTCGGGAGTGGGGGGTGGATTGCTGA
- a CDS encoding MerR family transcriptional regulator, translating into MNDAESVHRDAGRDAQSYSLDDLAERAEIPARTVRYYIQLGLVDRPLGAGKGAYYTPRHLEQLLHIRKWQLAGLSLERIGDLLRQGQLGGDRRTAALDDRPLPPTPRRPGTVELWSHLVVADGVEVVLEAGKAGLSPEQVRVFFRAVASAYAAVQRTNDANATSTAAATAAMPGTNHSMED; encoded by the coding sequence ATGAACGACGCCGAATCCGTGCACCGCGACGCTGGGCGCGACGCCCAGAGCTACTCCCTCGACGACCTCGCCGAGCGTGCCGAAATCCCTGCGCGGACGGTGCGCTACTACATCCAGCTCGGCTTGGTCGACCGCCCGCTGGGCGCGGGAAAGGGGGCCTACTACACCCCCCGCCACCTGGAGCAACTCCTCCATATCAGGAAGTGGCAGCTCGCCGGTCTCTCGCTGGAGCGCATTGGCGATCTCCTGCGCCAGGGCCAACTGGGCGGCGACCGACGCACCGCGGCACTCGACGACCGCCCGCTTCCCCCCACGCCACGGCGCCCGGGGACGGTGGAGCTCTGGTCGCACCTGGTGGTGGCGGATGGGGTGGAGGTGGTGCTCGAAGCCGGGAAGGCGGGGCTCTCGCCGGAGCAGGTGCGCGTCTTCTTCCGCGCGGTCGCCAGCGCCTACGCCGCCGTGCAGCGCACGAACGACGCGAACGCGACGTCAACGGCGGCAGCGACGGCGGCGATGCCAGGAACGAATCACTCGATGGAGGACTGA